The Streptomyces laurentii genome contains a region encoding:
- a CDS encoding tetR family regulatory protein (identified by MetaGeneAnnotator; putative;~sequence version:1), producing the protein MAWDTARTKQLLLDAAVEEFAEHGPQGARVARVATRAGVNKERIYQYFGNKEQLFGAVLACEMARLAAAVPLSAEQAEDLGDYAGRVYDYHRAHPHLPRLLAWEGLQCGVEDPAVPLVAEAERTAHYAEKIQAVTLAQDAGALSRDTDPARLMYAVITLVTGWFMLPQITRLLMTSTPDPRPVADRDALILLVQRLTTREVGP; encoded by the coding sequence ATGGCCTGGGACACCGCACGCACCAAGCAGCTCCTCCTCGACGCCGCCGTCGAGGAGTTCGCCGAGCACGGCCCCCAGGGCGCCCGCGTCGCCCGGGTCGCGACCCGGGCGGGGGTGAACAAGGAGCGGATCTACCAGTACTTCGGCAACAAGGAGCAGCTCTTCGGCGCGGTCCTCGCCTGCGAGATGGCCAGGCTCGCCGCGGCCGTGCCGCTCTCGGCGGAGCAGGCCGAAGACCTCGGCGACTACGCGGGCCGCGTCTACGACTACCACCGCGCGCACCCGCACCTCCCCCGGCTGCTGGCCTGGGAGGGTCTCCAGTGCGGCGTCGAGGACCCGGCCGTCCCCCTGGTCGCGGAGGCCGAACGGACCGCCCACTACGCCGAGAAGATCCAAGCCGTCACCCTCGCCCAGGACGCGGGCGCCCTGAGCCGGGACACCGACCCCGCCCGCCTGATGTACGCGGTGATCACCCTGGTCACCGGCTGGTTCATGCTGCCCCAGATCACCCGCCTGCTCATGACCTCCACCCCGGATCCGCGTCCGGTGGCGGACCGTGACGCCCTGATCCTGCTGGTCCAGCGGCTGACCACGCGCGAAGTCGGCCCGTGA
- a CDS encoding hypothetical protein (identified by MetaGeneAnnotator; putative;~sequence version:1): MTAGSTVSGPVLSSRSSTSGGYPQCPFERRVGAVSASASPARHTGAWSSRSGGFYLRMGAERVGEREVAPGRVLPVLRGDVPEV, encoded by the coding sequence ATGACGGCGGGGTCGACCGTCAGTGGACCCGTGCTCTCCAGCCGGTCCAGCACTTCCGGCGGATATCCCCAGTGCCCCTTCGAGCGTCGCGTCGGCGCCGTGAGCGCTTCCGCCTCACCGGCACGCCACACGGGCGCGTGGTCGTCGCGGAGCGGGGGGTTCTACCTGCGGATGGGCGCCGAGCGCGTCGGTGAACGGGAGGTCGCCCCGGGCCGGGTGCTGCCGGTCCTGAGGGGCGACGTCCCGGAGGTGTGA
- a CDS encoding hypothetical protein (identified by MetaGeneAnnotator; putative;~sequence version:1), which produces MRPRHTRRRGTLTATAATLVAFCAVQTLSAAATASAAPDRTAAPAARAHSVTKAAVTSAQDRAARDIARSLGDTSWKARLRTAALKSAEVSVTDQASGALKTRLAAADRDIAEAKGLNAAKTGSLLQLRLGDASMRTSLSAGEEPWVAAAVSDDELTTVTAYDSEGRAHVLDAKTPPSHPVYVVDVDGTKALAAGLDVMRQELVKAGVESAAPQTVTGTPAAAAAGFWTTKITAVHLNDDEEPWIKGKAEIYTLVSGFGQDGKVRVDPVDMPYLDYDGTVYRPNQILVNWSSYKYNLADAVMMEEDGSTNYRDLAKAIAGILLTIVDGGAYIPLVNAILDAIPDDWWTDDPDYVDSWYTLAQANKGTYYGARGNGYMTVEPYFVSQL; this is translated from the coding sequence GTGAGACCTCGTCACACCAGACGACGCGGCACCCTCACCGCCACCGCCGCCACCCTGGTCGCGTTCTGCGCGGTGCAGACCCTGAGCGCCGCCGCCACCGCCTCCGCGGCACCCGACCGGACGGCCGCACCCGCCGCCCGCGCCCACTCCGTCACCAAGGCCGCCGTCACCTCCGCCCAGGACCGGGCGGCCCGGGACATCGCGCGCTCGCTCGGCGACACGTCCTGGAAGGCGCGACTCCGTACGGCGGCCCTGAAGTCCGCCGAGGTGTCCGTCACCGACCAGGCGAGCGGCGCCCTGAAGACCCGCCTCGCCGCCGCCGACCGCGACATCGCCGAGGCCAAGGGCCTCAACGCCGCCAAGACCGGCTCGCTCCTCCAACTCCGCCTCGGCGACGCGTCGATGCGCACCTCCCTCTCGGCCGGCGAGGAGCCGTGGGTGGCCGCCGCCGTCTCCGACGACGAGCTCACCACCGTCACCGCGTACGACAGCGAGGGCCGGGCCCACGTCCTGGACGCCAAGACGCCGCCGTCGCACCCCGTGTACGTCGTCGACGTCGACGGCACCAAGGCGCTCGCCGCCGGCCTGGACGTCATGCGCCAGGAACTGGTGAAGGCCGGCGTCGAGTCCGCCGCGCCCCAGACGGTGACCGGCACCCCGGCGGCAGCCGCCGCCGGCTTCTGGACCACGAAGATCACGGCCGTCCACCTCAACGACGACGAGGAGCCCTGGATCAAGGGCAAGGCCGAGATCTACACCCTCGTCAGCGGCTTCGGCCAGGACGGCAAGGTCCGCGTCGACCCGGTCGACATGCCGTACCTCGACTACGACGGCACGGTCTACCGGCCGAACCAGATCCTCGTCAACTGGTCGTCCTACAAGTACAACCTGGCCGACGCCGTGATGATGGAGGAGGACGGCAGCACCAACTACCGCGACCTCGCCAAGGCCATCGCCGGCATCCTGCTCACCATCGTCGACGGCGGCGCGTACATCCCGCTCGTCAACGCCATCCTGGACGCCATCCCGGACGACTGGTGGACGGACGACCCGGACTACGTCGACAGCTGGTACACCCTCGCCCAGGCCAACAAGGGCACCTACTACGGCGCGCGGGGCAACGGCTACATGACCGTCGAGCCGTACTTCGTCTCGCAGCTCTGA
- a CDS encoding hypothetical protein (identified by MetaGeneAnnotator; putative;~secreted protein [Streptomyces lividans TK24]) yields the protein MKPPIGAYVIDTRTGKVGTVMGHEGPYLQVRPIGGGREWDCEPDRLRIATPSERLRASTAYVNARSRGEVP from the coding sequence ATGAAACCGCCCATCGGCGCGTACGTGATCGACACGCGTACCGGCAAGGTCGGAACCGTCATGGGACACGAGGGCCCCTACCTCCAGGTACGGCCCATCGGCGGCGGCCGGGAGTGGGACTGCGAACCGGACCGGCTGCGGATCGCCACGCCGTCCGAGCGCCTGCGGGCGTCGACCGCGTACGTGAACGCCCGGAGCCGGGGCGAGGTGCCCTGA
- a CDS encoding hypothetical protein (identified by MetaGeneAnnotator; putative;~sequence version:1), translated as MENDNMRSTDEACEAVVRELGDALERAGIVLPSLGLDAVTLTSGPPRAPLVDLGRCSAGIARQLTEALLRARADRADPAAGPVDAKHGNEGGRG; from the coding sequence ATGGAAAACGACAACATGCGATCGACGGACGAGGCGTGTGAGGCAGTGGTGAGGGAATTGGGTGACGCGCTCGAACGGGCCGGAATCGTCCTGCCGTCGCTCGGGCTCGACGCGGTCACGCTGACCTCGGGGCCGCCGCGCGCGCCGCTGGTGGATCTGGGACGCTGCTCGGCCGGCATCGCCCGGCAGCTGACGGAAGCGCTCCTGAGGGCCCGGGCGGACCGCGCGGACCCCGCGGCCGGTCCGGTCGACGCGAAGCACGGGAACGAAGGGGGACGGGGATGA
- a CDS encoding hypothetical protein (DNA-binding protein [Streptomyces lividans TK24];~Helix-turn-helix XRE-family like proteins. Prokaryotic DNA binding proteins belonging to the xenobiotic response element family of transcriptional regulators; cd00093;~identified by MetaGeneAnnotator; putative;~non-specific DNA binding site [nucleotide binding];~salt bridge;~sequence-specific DNA binding site [nucleotide binding]) gives MAKGKSKEAWEFFGELLRERREAANLTRNELGVQVFVSGTYIGLFEQGVRKPQLDVAQRIDVVLQTGGIFERTCRKLVDGSPYAVYFNDVAELEAQATKLCEFAPTVVPGLLQTAEYARAVTTATNPFATEEYIEEKVSSRVDRQVILKDAARPEYWVIVHENTLLTPVGGPQVMARQLEHIAELVRKRLVLVTVLPRTTGAHASMGGMLQLMEFSDQPPTAYTETEFSGTLLDDPAVVKQAQRAYDLLRVAALSPEASLALIESAAEEFRRCASTT, from the coding sequence ATGGCCAAAGGCAAGAGCAAAGAAGCCTGGGAGTTCTTCGGCGAACTCCTCAGGGAGCGACGGGAAGCGGCGAACCTCACCCGGAACGAGCTGGGTGTACAGGTGTTCGTCTCGGGGACCTACATCGGTCTGTTCGAGCAGGGAGTACGAAAGCCACAGCTGGATGTCGCCCAGCGAATCGACGTGGTTCTTCAAACCGGCGGTATTTTCGAGCGGACGTGCCGGAAGCTCGTCGACGGATCGCCTTACGCGGTCTATTTCAACGATGTGGCCGAGCTGGAGGCGCAGGCGACGAAGCTCTGCGAGTTCGCGCCGACGGTCGTCCCGGGTCTGCTGCAGACCGCCGAGTACGCGCGAGCGGTGACGACCGCGACGAATCCGTTCGCGACGGAGGAGTACATCGAGGAGAAGGTCAGCTCGCGTGTCGACCGGCAGGTGATACTCAAAGACGCCGCACGCCCCGAGTACTGGGTGATCGTGCACGAGAACACCCTGCTCACTCCGGTCGGCGGACCGCAGGTCATGGCACGGCAGCTGGAGCACATCGCGGAGCTGGTCCGGAAGCGCTTGGTCCTGGTCACCGTGCTCCCGCGTACGACCGGAGCACACGCCTCGATGGGCGGCATGCTGCAACTCATGGAGTTCTCCGACCAGCCGCCAACTGCCTATACAGAGACGGAATTTTCGGGCACGCTCCTCGACGATCCGGCGGTGGTGAAGCAGGCACAGCGCGCCTACGATCTGCTCAGGGTCGCCGCGCTGTCGCCGGAGGCGTCCCTGGCCCTGATCGAATCGGCGGCGGAGGAATTCAGACGATGCGCCAGTACGACCTGA
- a CDS encoding regulatory protein (Domain of unknown function (DUF397); pfam04149;~identified by MetaGeneAnnotator; putative;~regulatory protein [Streptomyces clavuligerus ATCC27064]) yields the protein MRQYDLSNAHWFKSSYSNGEGGDCVEVAYDFTGAAWRKSSYSNGSGGSCVEVLDGVPGVVPVRDSKVPDGPALVVPTAAWAAFVDGVKA from the coding sequence ATGCGCCAGTACGACCTGAGCAACGCCCACTGGTTCAAAAGCTCGTACAGCAACGGTGAAGGCGGCGACTGCGTCGAGGTCGCGTACGACTTCACCGGCGCCGCCTGGCGCAAGAGCTCGTACAGCAATGGGTCGGGTGGCTCCTGCGTGGAGGTCCTGGACGGGGTCCCCGGCGTGGTCCCCGTCCGTGACAGCAAGGTCCCCGACGGTCCCGCCCTCGTCGTCCCGACGGCCGCCTGGGCGGCCTTCGTGGACGGGGTCAAGGCGTGA
- a CDS encoding ribosomal-protein-L7p-serine acetyltransferase (identified by MetaGeneAnnotator; putative;~sequence version:1): protein MTAPSPRIRLDDELVLRRFEDPADLPELHRVIGESLDHLEPWISWSEVYSPDWTASFLSRRAERWGHDEYTYAILLDGSIAGACQLHRHEQIPGDAYEIGYWLHPAATGLGVATRATRALVEQAFRMPGVERVIVSHDVDNHASASVPTRLGFAELPSMMVDGVENRVWSLGREALA from the coding sequence GTGACGGCCCCCTCCCCCCGAATACGCCTGGACGACGAGCTCGTCCTGCGCCGTTTCGAAGACCCGGCGGATCTGCCGGAACTCCACCGGGTCATCGGCGAATCACTCGACCACCTGGAACCGTGGATCTCCTGGTCCGAGGTGTACAGCCCGGACTGGACGGCGTCGTTCCTGTCGCGGCGCGCCGAGCGGTGGGGGCACGACGAGTACACGTACGCGATCCTCCTGGACGGATCGATCGCCGGCGCCTGCCAGTTGCACCGGCACGAGCAGATCCCGGGCGACGCGTACGAGATCGGCTACTGGCTCCACCCCGCCGCCACCGGCCTCGGGGTGGCCACCCGGGCGACGCGGGCGCTGGTGGAGCAGGCGTTCCGGATGCCGGGCGTCGAGCGGGTCATCGTGTCCCACGACGTCGACAACCACGCCAGCGCGTCCGTCCCCACGCGCCTCGGCTTCGCCGAACTGCCGTCCATGATGGTCGACGGCGTGGAGAACCGCGTCTGGTCTCTCGGTCGCGAGGCTCTCGCCTGA